GTTTGCTTCGCAAGGGGCATGCCAGGCCTGCCCGGAGCCTGCAAGCCGTGTTGAATCAATAGCTTGCAACAACTTGACCAAGTGCGCACATGTTTCATTTGAAACGTTTGAAACATACCTGAACTATAATTGAAACATGATATATCCCCCTTCTGCCGAGCATGACAAGCCGGTCATCTGGACCGTTTCCATGTCGCGCCTGTCCGATCTGTTCCGCGACATCACGCCGGAATACGATGCGCTGGCCACGATCGAGCCGATCAATCTCGGTTTCGACGACGCGGTGCGCCATATCCGCGAGCGCCTTGCCACGGAGCGCTGCGACGCCGTCATCTCGGCCGGCTCCAATGCGGCATACCTGAAGGGCCGCCTGCCGGTGCCGGTGGTGGTGGCCAAGGCCAGCGGCACGGACATGATGCGCGCGCTGGCGCGGGCGCGCCGCGTGTCGGAGCGGATCGCCGTGGTTACCTACCAGCATCCGATGCCGGAACTGGCCGAATTCGCCGCCACGTTCGGCTTCGACGTGGCGCAGCGCACCTATGTGACGAAGGAAGATGCGCTGGCCCAGGTGGGCGAACTGAAGGCGGCGGGCATCCGCGCCATCGTGGGCGCCGGCCTGATCACCGATCTCGCCGGGCAGGCGGGGCTGACGGGGGTATTCGTGTATTCGTCGGCCTCGATCCGGCAGGCGTTCGACGACGCCCTGGAACTCGCCCGGCTGGCGCAGCTGGAGACGGGCTGGCGCGGCCAGCGCCGCGGCCGCGGCGGCGCCGCGCAGGATACGCTGCGCGCCCGCCACGGGCTGGCCGACCTGCGCGGCGAATCGGCGGCGATGGAAAAAGTGCGCCAGGCGGTCGTGCTGTATGCGCGTTCGAATGCCACGGTGCTGATCGAAGGCGAGACCGGCAGCGGCAAGGAGCTGGCGGCGCAGGCGATCCACCGCGCCGCGCCGCATGGCAGAGGGGATCAGCCGGGCCGCCCGTTCCTGGCCGTGAACTGCGGCGCGATCGCCGAATCGCTGCTCGAAGCTGAACTGTTCGGCCACGAGGAAGGCGCGTTCACGGGTGCGCGGCGCGGCGGCCGGGCCGGCCTGTTCGAAGCGGCCAGCGGCGGCACGCTGTTCCTCGACGAGATCGGGGAAATGCCGCTGGCGCTGCAAACGCGGCTGCTGCGCGTGCTGGAAGAGCGCGAAGTGGTGCGCGTGGGCGGCACGCGGCCGGTGCCGGTCGACGTGCGCATCGTCAGTGCCACCCACTGCGACCTGGCGCAGCGCGTGCGCGACGGGCGCTTCCGCGCCGACCTGTTCTACCGGCTGGCCGTGCTGCGCCTCGCCCTGCCGCCGCTGCGCGAGCGTACCGCCGACATCGTGCCGCTGGCGGAATGGTTGCTGCGCAACGCGCTGGCGGCGCTGGGGGTTCGCGCGCATCCCAACCTGCAAGCCGAACTGCAGGCGTGCGCGCCATTGCTGGCACGCCATGGTTGGCCCGGCAACGTGCGCGAGCTGCGCAACCTGTGCGAACGGCTGGCGCTGTTCCTGGCCGCGGAACCGCTGCAGGCATTGACGCCGGCCTTCGTGCTCGGCGTCGGGCCCGAACTGGCGGCCGGAGCGGACGGGATCGCGCCGCCCGCCGCGGCGGAACGCGTGACCGACGTGCTGCGCCGCTTCGACGGCCGGCGCGACGCGGCCGCGGCGTATCTCGGCATCAGCCGCACCACGCTGTGGCGCCGGCTGCGCGAGGAAGGCGGCGGCTGAGGTATCGCTTACCCGGCGCCACGCCTGCGCACCGTGGCGCACGTTCATCCTTGCGCCGTTCATCCTCGATTACTGCCGCTCGTCACGCCGCCGTTTCACGGCCCCCGTACCGGTGCGACGATGCATCGCAAGGAGGAATACCCATGAAACGTCATCCAAAGATCATTGCCGCCACCGTGGCGGCCTTCGCCGCCGTCCTGTTCGCCACCCTGCCCGCGCGCGCGGCCACCGCTTTCAACGTGGAAGTTTCCGGCAGCGGCCCCGCCGTGATCCTGATCCCCGGCCTCGCCTCGTCCGGCGACGTCTGGCAAGGCACGGTGGAACACCTCTGTGGCCCGCGCCAATGCCACGTGCTGACGCTGGCGGGGTTCGCCGGCCAGGCCGCCATCGAGGGCGAGCTGCTGCCGCAGGTGGAACGCCAGTTGGCCGACTACATCGCCGCCAACAAACTGGGCAAACCGGTCGTCATCGGCCACAGCCTGGGCGGCTTCGTGGCGATGAAGCTTGCCGCCGGACACCCGGACAAGGTCGGCAAGCTTGTCATCATCGATTCGCTGCCGGCGCTGGGCGCCACGCAGGTGCCGAGCGTCACGGCCGACCAGCTCAGGCAGATGGCAGCCGCCGCACGCGAACGCATGTTGAGCGGCGACGATGCGACCCTGGCCGCCAGCCAGCGCAAGACGGTGATGTCGATGGCGACCAAGCCGGCAGACGTGGACCGCATCGTCGGCTGGGGCCAGCGCTCCGACCGCAAGGCCGTCGCCGGCGCGATGTACGAGCTGCTCGCGACCGACATGCGCGACGACATTGCCCGCATCCAGGCCCCGACGCTGGTGCTCGGCACCTGGATCGCCTACAAGGACTACGCGCCGCGTGCCGCGATCGAAGGGGTGTACAGGACGCAGTATGCGAAGCTGCCCGGCGTGCAGGTGGAAATCGCCGACAGCGCGCGCCACTTCATCATGTACGACGACCCGGCGTGGATGTATGATCGGATCGACCGATTCCTGAAGTGAGCTTGCCCGCCGTGACATTGCCCGCTGTGAACTCACCCGCTGCGATCTTGCCGACCCCGCCCCGCCCCCTCCTTGCACGCGTAAACTGGTACTGGGCATGCCAGGCGCTGGGCTGGTCGGGCATCGCGCTGTTGCAGGCCGCCATGTTCGCCGGCAATCCGGGCGTGCTGGCGGTGGCATTGTGGACACTGGCGACGGGGCTGTTCGTTTCCGACCGCTGGCACGCATTCATCAAGCGCCGCGGCTGGGGGCAGCGCGGTATCGACTGGCGTCTGATGGCCGCATCGGCTTTCGTGCTGGCGCCCGTGACCGTCGCCGCGATCTCGCCGTCGTTCCACATCTTCATGCAGCCGATCACGAACTTTCGCTGGCTGCTTCCGGCGCTGGCCTCGTGGACCGGCAATTTCGTGGTGTGGAACCTGCTGTACACGATGGCGCTCTCGCTGCGCCGGGCCAACCGGTTCGAGGCCGAAACGCTGCGGCTCGAACTGCATGCCAAGGACATCGAATTGCGCGCGTTGCAGGCGCAGGTGAACCCGCACTTCTTCTTCAACAGCCTGAACAGCGTGCGCGCGCTGATCTACGAAGACCGCGAGGCGGCGGCACGGATGATCGACCAGCTCGCCGGCCTGATGCGCTATGCGCTGCAATCCGGGCACGCGGACACGGTGCCGCTTGCGGCGGAAATGGAAGCGGTGGAAGCCTACCTGGCGATCGAGAAGATCCGTTTCGAGGAACGCCTGCGCGTGCAGGTGGATATCGAACCGGGGCTCGAGCGGGTGATGATCCCGCCGATGTCGCTGCAGACGCTGGTCGAGAACGCAGTCAAGTACGGGGTCGAACTGAGTACCGCCGGCAGCGACATCCGCATCCGCGCCTGGCGCGGCGAGGGTGCCACGCTGATCGAAATCGCCAACGCGGGCGCGCTGCGCCGCATCGGCGACTCCACGCAACTGGGGCTGGCCAATGCGCGCAAGCGACTCGAGCTGGCGGTCGGCGGTGGCGCCAGCCTTGCGCTGGCGGAGCACGACGGCTGGGTGCGCGCCACGCTGCGCTTGCCGGGGGGGCCATGAATCGGGAACCGATGCGCGTGCTGCTGGTCGACGACGAACGCCTCGCGCGCGCCGAGCTGCGGCGCCTGCTCGCGGCCCATCCTGAAATCGCGGTCGTCGGCGAAGCGGCCAATGCGGAACAGGCCATCGCGCAAATCGCGGCCTTGCGGCCGGACCTGCTGCTGCTCGATGTGCAGATGCCCGGCGCCAGCGGCTTCGACCTGCTGCAGGCACTCGATACGGCGCCGGAGGTGATCTTCACGACCGCGTTCGACCAGTACGCGCTGCGGGCGTTTGAAGTAAACGCGCTGGATTACCTGCAGAAGCCGATCCAGGCCGGGCGGCTGGCCGCCGCGCTGCAGCGCGCCGCCCTTCGCCTCGGCATGACGCAGGCCGGCAAGCCGGCCGCGCCCGGCAAGCTGTTCATCCGCGACGGCGAGCGCTGCTGGTTCGTCGCGCTGGACAGCATCCGCCTGTTCGAATCGGAAGGCAATTACACCCGCGTGTATTTCGACGGCGTGCGGCCGCTGATGCTGCGCTCCCTGACGCAGCTGGAAGAACGCCTGGACCCGGAATGCTTCCTGCGCGCCAGCCGCCGGCACATCGTCAACCTCGCGTTCGTCGAGCGGATGACGGCCAACGCGGCCGGCGGGCTCGATCTGCTGCTGCCCGGCGGCATGACGGTGGAGGTGTCACGGCGGCGCGCGGCGCAGGTGCGCAGCCTGGGCCTGTAGATCGCCGGCCTGCCGATCAACGATGACTCAGTAGTTGAGCGCCGGGATCGCCTGCGGGCTGTAGGGCTTCACCGGCGCTTCCTTCACCTTCTTCTGCAGCATCTCGATCGCCACCTCCAGCTGGCGGTCGCGGCCCGCGAACGTGGCATGCGGCAGGTTGTCCACTTCCACGTCCGGGATCACGCCCACGCCTTCGATCAGCCACTGGCCCTTGTCGCTGTCGAACTGGCCCAGTTCGGCCACCCGCACCATGCCGTTGTCGGCCAGGCGGTTGCGGTCGCTGAGCCAGACGCCGGCGCCGGCGGTGCGCTTGCCCACCAGCGGGCCGAGGCCGAGCGCCTTCACGCCGGCGGCGAAGGTTTCTCCGTCGGAGTACGTGAGCTCATCGACCAGCACCACCAGGTGGCCGCGGAACGTGTTCTGCATGTTCGGCGAGGCCTGCCCGCCCGGATTGGTCCAGAATGCCCATGCCTTGCGCAGCAGCTTCTCGATGATCCAGCTGTCGATATTGCCGCCGCGGTTGCGGCGCACGTCGATGATCAGGCCGTCGCGGTCGACGTTCGCGTAGAAATCGCGCGCGAAGGCGGCGATGTCGTCGGCGCCCATCGCGCGCAGGTGCAGGTAGCCGATACGCCCGCCGGAAGCCTCGGCCACCTGCGTCGCGCGGCCCTGCTCCCAGTCGGCGTACTGCAGCGCGTCCTCCCTGGCGGCCGTGACCGGCAGCGCAATCACGGCGCGCGCCTTGCCGCGGTGCGGCCCGTCCTTCGGCTGCACGTGCAGCAGCACCTGGCGGCCCGCCTGGTTCAGCAGCAGGTCGGCGATGTCGCGCGCTTCCAGCACGCTCTTGCCGTTGACGGCCGTGATGATGTCGCCCTCCTTCACATCCACGTCCGGCTGCGCCAAAGGCGCCCGTTCGGCCGGCAGTTCAGGCTCGGTACGGTAGACGCGGTCGACCCGGTAGCCCGTCTTCACGCGCGTGAGCACGGCGCCCAGGCCCGACGGCGTGCCTTCCGGCGGCGCCTTCCTGATATCGCCGGGCTGGACCTGCGAATGCAATGCGCCCACCTCGGCCACCATCATGCCGAGGATGTCGTTGAGTTCCGCGCGGTCGGTCACGCGCTCCACCAGCGGCGCGTACTTGTCGCGCACGGCCACCCAGTTCACGCCGCGCATCTTCACGTCGTACAGGAAATCGCGGTGCATGCGCCACGCATCGTTGAACATCTGCTTCCATTCCTGCACGGGGCTCGAGACGATGCTCCAGTCCTCCACCCGCACGCGCGCCTTGCCGAGATCGGCAGGCTGCTTCGCGCCGGCGTCGACGACATACATCTCGCCCGCGCCGGTGGCCGCCACCGTGCGGTAATAGACATGCTTGCGGTCCGGCGCCAGGTCGAAATCGCGCACGTTCGCGGCGAACGTTTCCGGCTTCGGCTCGGTACGCGCGATCGCCAGCGTCTTCAGTGCCGGCTTGCCGTCCGCGCCATCGGCGTCGATGAAATACAGCCGCTTGTCGTCCACCGCCAGCCGGCGGTAGTTGCCGGCCGCGAGCGGCACTTCGAACAGCCGCCCCGCGAGCCCCTTGGAGACGATCGCCGGCAGTGCGGGTTTCGCCGGCCGAAGGGGCTCTTTCACCCCGCCTGCGGGTTCCCTGGCTACCTTGCCGTCGCCGGGCTGCGCCAGCTTGTCGACGACCTTTTCGACGGCCTTCTCGGCTGCCTTCTCTTCCGCCGTTTCAGCGGGCGGCGGCGCGGACTTCGACAGCTCGTCGTCCGGCTTGAACGGGAAGCGGTTGCCGGGCTGCAGCGCCAGCGCATACACGCCGGTCCGCTTGTCGAACACGGGACCCATGTTGCGGTCGCCCCACGGCGAACCGTTGGACAATTTGAAATTGCGCGCCGACAGGAAGTACAGCCAGCGGCCATCCGGCGAAAAGGCCGGATCGGCCGAGGTATAGCGGTCGCTGGTGACGAAGGCCAGTTCGGTCGACGCCAGGTTGTACAGGCCGATCTGGTCGCGCAACTGCGTGCTGGCGCTGCGCACGAACGCGATGTTGCGGCTGTCCGGCGACCATACCACGTCGTCGTGCTGGTCGATGCCGGCCTTGCCGGCGTCATCGACGAGGATCTGCTTGCGGTTGGCCAGTTCCAGCAGCCAGCAGCGGCCCTTCTTGTCGGTATGGGCGATCCACTTGCCGTCCGGCGACGGGTACAGCGCCCAGCGATGGTTGTTGCCGTCGCGGGTCAGCTGCTCGCCGTGGCCGGAGCCATCGGCGGCGAAGCGCCAGATCTCGTTTTCGCCGGTCGTGTCGACGATGGCGTAGACCCATTTCTCGTCGGCCGAGAACACAGCGTCGCGGGCGCGGGCGCCTTTCGGGATCGCGATCTCGACGCGACGCTGGCTGCCGGTCCCGGCGATCGTCACGCGGCCGCGCGCCGTCAGCACCACGCGCTCCTCCTTCGCGGCGAGCTGCACGTTCGTCAGCGCTTCCAGCGGCGAGCGGATCAGGCGGGTGCGCTGCTGGTCGAAGTCCGAAACCAGGCTGACCGGCAGCTGCCGCGTGGCGTTGCGCGCCAGGTCGAACAGGTACAGGTCGGCGCCCTGCTGGTAGACGACTCGGCCGTCGCCCAGTGCGGCGTTGCGCACGTCCCAGTCCTTGTGGGCCGTCAGCTGGCGGGCCGCACTGCCGTCCGGATTGGCCGTCCACAGGTTGTCGGTACCGCCGCGGTCGCTGACGAAGACCAGCATGCCCTGCCACCACATGGGCCGCCGGTCGTTGCCGCCGCTGTCCGGGAAGACGCGCTGCGCCTCGCTGCCGCCGTCGAGGTCGAAGCGCCACAGCTGCGCGTGGGCGCCGCCGCGGTAGTGGCGCACGTTATCGCCCGTCATGACCAGGCCGTGCCGGGTGAAGTAGAGCGTCTTGCCGGCATCGTCGAGGGTCGCGTCGTTGGCGTCCGCCACGGGAAACACGCGGCGTTCCAGCGTGGCGGGCTGCACGGCCGCGACGATGCGGTGCGCGCCCGGCCCGGTCGAGCGGAACGTGCTGACAAGGACCTCGCCCTGCGCGGTCCACCCCAGCACGGTCACGCCGCCGTTCTCGAACGTCAGCCGTTTCGGCAGGCCGCCGGCCAGCGGCATCACGTAGGCTTCCTGCGCGCCTTCGTAGCCGCCGGCAAAGGCGACCCACTGGCCGTCCGGCGAAATGGCCGCGTGCGTTTCCGCGGCGGCGTGCGTGGTCAGGCGCTGCGCCGGGCCGCCGGCGATACCGGTTTTCCACAGGTCGCCTTCGGCCGTGAAGACCACGACACCGGCACGCACGGCGGGGTAACGCAGGTAAGGGGTGGCGGCAACGGCCACGGCCGGCGCACCGGGCAGGCAGGCGGCGATGGCGATGGAAAGGAGCAGGCGGGAAACAGGCATTTGGCACGGTCACGGCAACGAAGAGGAGTCCGATTCTGGCACAGATTTCGACTCGGAAATGGCAGCGCTGGAACGGAAACAAGTGAACCGGGAACCGTGCCACTGGGTATGCCAGCGAGGAACACGTTGACAATGCGTGCCGGATCGACCGCCCGGGAGCGCATTGCGAGCTGGCGCTGGCCATCTTCATTGTGCGGGCCGGCGACGCGGCCACGGGGACAGGTGAACGCGCGGGCGCGCGAATGTAGCACAGCAGGCCGGCGTTGGCAGAGCCCGACGCCCGGGATGTTCAATTGTAAATATCATTGATGGGCTCGCTGGTCGACTTCTACGATGGCAGGCATCCCCTCACCGTCAAGGAGAATCGCCCATGAAGCGCACACCCCCTGTCATCCTCGCCCGCTTTGCCGCCTGCGCCCTGGCGCTTGCCGCCGCCCTGCCCGCCCACGCCGATTCCGTTACCGCCGTGGCGCAGCTGCAGGGCTGGGTCAACAGCAACGGCGGCAGCAATGAAGCCGCACCGCTCAACAACACCTACACGGGCAACGACACCGGCCTGCGCTTCAACAGCTGGGCGGCCTTCTTCATCCCGGCCGGCACCACGTGGAACTCGGCCACCCTGTCGCTGTCGCCCTCGGCTTACGGTGATGCGCCGGCGAGCGTGATCGGCATGTTCGATGTGGATGGCGGGCTGCAGCCATTCCTGAACACGTTCCACCCCGGCACCGGCGTCTACGACGACTTGGGTAGCGGGACGCAATACGCTGCCGCCACGCTGTACGACAGCCCCGTCGCCATCACGCTGAACGGCGCCGCGCTGGCCGACATCAACGGCGTCGCCGGATCGTATTTCGTCATCGGCTTCACGAACCAGACACTGAATGCCGTGTCGCCCGATGCGGGCGACGGGGGCATCTACCTGGGCGGCATCCGGGCGGAGCCGTTTATCGAACTAACGCTGTCGACCGTGCCCACCGTGCCGGAACCCGGCACGTATGCAATGCTGCTGGCCGGGCTCGCGGTCTCCGGCATAGCGGCGCGGCGGCGGCGGCGTAACGGCTGAGCCCGCTCCCCGCGACCGGTGCATGAAAAAACCGCTCTGCCCGAGCGGACGCACGAAAAAAAAACCGCTCCGGCCGAGCGGAGGCACGAGAAAAACTCGCTCCGGCCGAGCGGAGGCACGAAAAAAACCCGCTCCGGCCGAGCGGAGGCACAAAAAAAACCCGCTCCGGCCGAGCGGAGGCACGAAAAAAAACCCGCTCTGGCCGAGCGGGTTTTGCTTACGGAGGATTACTCCACTTCCACCGTTTCCGGCGGCGGCAGCGGTGCCGCATCGGGTTCCGGGAAGTCCAGCTTGATCTGGTCCTTCTCGTCCAGGTCGACCGTGACCCTGCCGCCAGTGACCAGGCGGCCGAACAGCAGCTCGTCGGCCAGCGCCTTGCGGATCATGTCCTGGATCAGGCGCGACATCGGCCGCGCGCCCATCAGCGGATCGAAGCCCTTCTTGGCCAGGAACTTGCGCAGGTGTTCCGTGAAGATCGCTTCCACTTTCTTCTCATGCAGCTGTTCTTCGAGCTGCATCAGGAACTTGTCGACCACGCGCAGGATGATCTCTTCGTCCAGCGCGCGGAAGCTGATGATCGCGTCGATCCGGTTGCGGAACTCCGGCGTGAACATGCGCTTCAGGTCGGCCATCTCGTCGCCGGTTTCCTTGGTGTTCGTGAAACCGATCGGCGCGCGCTGCAGTGCTTCCGCACCCGCGTTCGTGGTCATGATGATGATCACGTTGCGGAAGTCGGCCTTGCGGCCGTTGTTGTCCGTCAGCGTGCCATGGTCCATCACCTGCAGCAGGATGTTGAAGATATCCGGATGCGCCTTTTCGATCTCGTCGAGCAGCAGCACCGCGTGCGGCTTCTTGGTGATCGCTTCGGTCAGCAGGCCGCCCTGGTCGAAACCGACGTAGCCCGGCGGCGCGCCGATCAGGCGCGACACGGCGTGACGCTCCATGTACTCGGACATGTCGAAGCGGATCAGCTCGATGCCGAGGATGAAGGCCAGCTGCTTTGCCACTTCCGTCTTGCCGACGCCGGTGGGGCCGGAGAACAGGAACGAGCCGATCGGCTTGTCCTGCTTGCCCAAGCCGGCACGCGACATCTTGATGGCCGAGGCCAGCGCCTCGATGGCCGGGTCTTGCCCGAACACCGTGTTGCGCAGGTCGCGGTCGATCGTCTGCAGCTTGCTGCGGTCGTCCTGGTTGACGGTTTGGGGCGGAATGCGCGCGATCTTCGAGATGATCTCTTCGATTTCCGTCTTGCCGATGGTCTTCTTCTGTTTCGACTTCGGCAGGATGCGCTGCGCGGCACCGGCTTCGTCGATCACGTCGATGGCCTTGTCCGGCAGGTGGCGGTCGTTGATGAAGCGGGCCGCCAGCTCGGCCGCCGTCGACAGTGCCGACGCCGAATATTTCACGCCGTGGTGCTCTTCGAAGCGCGATTTGAGGCCGCGCAGGATCTGCACCGTCTGCTCGACGGTCGGCTCGTTGACATCGACCTTCTGGAACCGGCGCGACAGCGCGTGATCCTTCTCGAACACGCCGCGGAATTCCGTGAACGTGGTGGCGCCGACGCATTTCAGCTGGCCGTTGGCCAGTGCCGGCTTCAGCAGGTTCGATGCGTCGAGCGTGCCGCCCGAAGCGGAACCGGCACCGATGATGGTATGGATCTCGTCGATGAACAGGATGCCGTTCGGATTGTCCTTGAGCTGCTTGAGCACGGCCTTCAGGCGCTGCTCGAAGTCGCCGCGGTACTTGGTGCCGGCCAGCAGCGCGCCCATGTCCAGCGAATACACGACGGCATTCGCCAGGATCTCGGGCACCTCGCCCTGCGTGATGCGGTAGGCCAGGCCTTCGGCGATCGCGGTCTTGCCCACGCCGGCCTCGCCCACCAGCAGCGGATTGTTCTTG
Above is a window of Pseudoduganella dura DNA encoding:
- the prpR gene encoding propionate catabolism operon regulatory protein PrpR, with the protein product MIYPPSAEHDKPVIWTVSMSRLSDLFRDITPEYDALATIEPINLGFDDAVRHIRERLATERCDAVISAGSNAAYLKGRLPVPVVVAKASGTDMMRALARARRVSERIAVVTYQHPMPELAEFAATFGFDVAQRTYVTKEDALAQVGELKAAGIRAIVGAGLITDLAGQAGLTGVFVYSSASIRQAFDDALELARLAQLETGWRGQRRGRGGAAQDTLRARHGLADLRGESAAMEKVRQAVVLYARSNATVLIEGETGSGKELAAQAIHRAAPHGRGDQPGRPFLAVNCGAIAESLLEAELFGHEEGAFTGARRGGRAGLFEAASGGTLFLDEIGEMPLALQTRLLRVLEEREVVRVGGTRPVPVDVRIVSATHCDLAQRVRDGRFRADLFYRLAVLRLALPPLRERTADIVPLAEWLLRNALAALGVRAHPNLQAELQACAPLLARHGWPGNVRELRNLCERLALFLAAEPLQALTPAFVLGVGPELAAGADGIAPPAAAERVTDVLRRFDGRRDAAAAYLGISRTTLWRRLREEGGG
- a CDS encoding alpha/beta fold hydrolase — translated: MKRHPKIIAATVAAFAAVLFATLPARAATAFNVEVSGSGPAVILIPGLASSGDVWQGTVEHLCGPRQCHVLTLAGFAGQAAIEGELLPQVERQLADYIAANKLGKPVVIGHSLGGFVAMKLAAGHPDKVGKLVIIDSLPALGATQVPSVTADQLRQMAAAARERMLSGDDATLAASQRKTVMSMATKPADVDRIVGWGQRSDRKAVAGAMYELLATDMRDDIARIQAPTLVLGTWIAYKDYAPRAAIEGVYRTQYAKLPGVQVEIADSARHFIMYDDPAWMYDRIDRFLK
- a CDS encoding sensor histidine kinase, which gives rise to MPTPPRPLLARVNWYWACQALGWSGIALLQAAMFAGNPGVLAVALWTLATGLFVSDRWHAFIKRRGWGQRGIDWRLMAASAFVLAPVTVAAISPSFHIFMQPITNFRWLLPALASWTGNFVVWNLLYTMALSLRRANRFEAETLRLELHAKDIELRALQAQVNPHFFFNSLNSVRALIYEDREAAARMIDQLAGLMRYALQSGHADTVPLAAEMEAVEAYLAIEKIRFEERLRVQVDIEPGLERVMIPPMSLQTLVENAVKYGVELSTAGSDIRIRAWRGEGATLIEIANAGALRRIGDSTQLGLANARKRLELAVGGGASLALAEHDGWVRATLRLPGGP
- a CDS encoding LytR/AlgR family response regulator transcription factor, which produces MNREPMRVLLVDDERLARAELRRLLAAHPEIAVVGEAANAEQAIAQIAALRPDLLLLDVQMPGASGFDLLQALDTAPEVIFTTAFDQYALRAFEVNALDYLQKPIQAGRLAAALQRAALRLGMTQAGKPAAPGKLFIRDGERCWFVALDSIRLFESEGNYTRVYFDGVRPLMLRSLTQLEERLDPECFLRASRRHIVNLAFVERMTANAAGGLDLLLPGGMTVEVSRRRAAQVRSLGL
- a CDS encoding S41 family peptidase — protein: MPVSRLLLSIAIAACLPGAPAVAVAATPYLRYPAVRAGVVVFTAEGDLWKTGIAGGPAQRLTTHAAAETHAAISPDGQWVAFAGGYEGAQEAYVMPLAGGLPKRLTFENGGVTVLGWTAQGEVLVSTFRSTGPGAHRIVAAVQPATLERRVFPVADANDATLDDAGKTLYFTRHGLVMTGDNVRHYRGGAHAQLWRFDLDGGSEAQRVFPDSGGNDRRPMWWQGMLVFVSDRGGTDNLWTANPDGSAARQLTAHKDWDVRNAALGDGRVVYQQGADLYLFDLARNATRQLPVSLVSDFDQQRTRLIRSPLEALTNVQLAAKEERVVLTARGRVTIAGTGSQRRVEIAIPKGARARDAVFSADEKWVYAIVDTTGENEIWRFAADGSGHGEQLTRDGNNHRWALYPSPDGKWIAHTDKKGRCWLLELANRKQILVDDAGKAGIDQHDDVVWSPDSRNIAFVRSASTQLRDQIGLYNLASTELAFVTSDRYTSADPAFSPDGRWLYFLSARNFKLSNGSPWGDRNMGPVFDKRTGVYALALQPGNRFPFKPDDELSKSAPPPAETAEEKAAEKAVEKVVDKLAQPGDGKVAREPAGGVKEPLRPAKPALPAIVSKGLAGRLFEVPLAAGNYRRLAVDDKRLYFIDADGADGKPALKTLAIARTEPKPETFAANVRDFDLAPDRKHVYYRTVAATGAGEMYVVDAGAKQPADLGKARVRVEDWSIVSSPVQEWKQMFNDAWRMHRDFLYDVKMRGVNWVAVRDKYAPLVERVTDRAELNDILGMMVAEVGALHSQVQPGDIRKAPPEGTPSGLGAVLTRVKTGYRVDRVYRTEPELPAERAPLAQPDVDVKEGDIITAVNGKSVLEARDIADLLLNQAGRQVLLHVQPKDGPHRGKARAVIALPVTAAREDALQYADWEQGRATQVAEASGGRIGYLHLRAMGADDIAAFARDFYANVDRDGLIIDVRRNRGGNIDSWIIEKLLRKAWAFWTNPGGQASPNMQNTFRGHLVVLVDELTYSDGETFAAGVKALGLGPLVGKRTAGAGVWLSDRNRLADNGMVRVAELGQFDSDKGQWLIEGVGVIPDVEVDNLPHATFAGRDRQLEVAIEMLQKKVKEAPVKPYSPQAIPALNY
- a CDS encoding PEP-CTERM sorting domain-containing protein — translated: MKRTPPVILARFAACALALAAALPAHADSVTAVAQLQGWVNSNGGSNEAAPLNNTYTGNDTGLRFNSWAAFFIPAGTTWNSATLSLSPSAYGDAPASVIGMFDVDGGLQPFLNTFHPGTGVYDDLGSGTQYAAATLYDSPVAITLNGAALADINGVAGSYFVIGFTNQTLNAVSPDAGDGGIYLGGIRAEPFIELTLSTVPTVPEPGTYAMLLAGLAVSGIAARRRRRNG
- the clpA gene encoding ATP-dependent Clp protease ATP-binding subunit ClpA; protein product: MIAQELEVSLHMAFVEARQARHEFITVEHLLLALLDNPSAAEVLRACAVNIEDLRKTLTNFIGDNTPTVPGTGEVDTQPTLGFQRVIQRAIMHVQSASNGKKEVTGANVLVAIFGEKDSHAVYYLHQQGVTRLDVVNFISHGVRKDQSGEAAKASEGVEEGAQAEGQAKESPLDQFTQNLNKSAAEGKIDPLIGREDEVDRVIQILCRRRKNNPLLVGEAGVGKTAIAEGLAYRITQGEVPEILANAVVYSLDMGALLAGTKYRGDFEQRLKAVLKQLKDNPNGILFIDEIHTIIGAGSASGGTLDASNLLKPALANGQLKCVGATTFTEFRGVFEKDHALSRRFQKVDVNEPTVEQTVQILRGLKSRFEEHHGVKYSASALSTAAELAARFINDRHLPDKAIDVIDEAGAAQRILPKSKQKKTIGKTEIEEIISKIARIPPQTVNQDDRSKLQTIDRDLRNTVFGQDPAIEALASAIKMSRAGLGKQDKPIGSFLFSGPTGVGKTEVAKQLAFILGIELIRFDMSEYMERHAVSRLIGAPPGYVGFDQGGLLTEAITKKPHAVLLLDEIEKAHPDIFNILLQVMDHGTLTDNNGRKADFRNVIIIMTTNAGAEALQRAPIGFTNTKETGDEMADLKRMFTPEFRNRIDAIISFRALDEEIILRVVDKFLMQLEEQLHEKKVEAIFTEHLRKFLAKKGFDPLMGARPMSRLIQDMIRKALADELLFGRLVTGGRVTVDLDEKDQIKLDFPEPDAAPLPPPETVEVE